From a region of the Acanthochromis polyacanthus isolate Apoly-LR-REF ecotype Palm Island chromosome 3, KAUST_Apoly_ChrSc, whole genome shotgun sequence genome:
- the LOC127533437 gene encoding uncharacterized protein LOC127533437, whose protein sequence is MPTQKDCTTCKKSIGVASKTCQHCGGKQPYKVRLESQKEKLASEGWRERQKTNSSINKVYDATNLLLHKWNLLDRHPVLFLAKKNAAGFVAECLCPRQMDTEEVKDAFDTMKGIYGGLLNVTVAAQTSEVPASVSTSPAPPVSTSPAPPVSMSTSPAPPVSTSPAPPMSMSTSLVPPVSTSLASPVATSKQKRKSRNADPSECPVHQGSSVFPYKKILKKRLREGRVEVLVQWQPCSGCGAKWKNSWELQDNVEL, encoded by the exons ATGCCTACACAAAAAGATTGCACGACATGTAAAAAAAGCATAGGGGTGGCAAGTAAGACATGCCAGCACTGTGGTGGCAAGCAGCCGTATAAAGTCAGGCTGGAGAGCCAGAAAGAGAAGCTTGCTTCAGAAGGTTGGAGAGAGCGGcaaaagacaaacagcagcatcaACAAAGTATATGATGCCACAAATCTTTTG CTCCACAAATGGAATCTTTTGGACAGACATCCAGTCCTCTTTCTGGCCAAAAAAAACGCTGCTGGCTTTGTGGCAGAATGCCTCTGTCCACGGCAAATGGACACAGAAGAGGTTAAGGATGCCTTTGACACAATGAAGGGGATATATGGAGGTCTCCTTAATG TGACTGTTGCGGCACAGACCAGTGAGGTTCCTGCATCTGTGTCCACCTCCCCTGCTCCTCCTGTGTCCACCTCCCCTGCTCCTCCTGTGTCCATGTCCACCTCCCCTGCTCCTCCTGTGTCCACCTCCCCTGCTCCTCCTATGTCCATGTCCACCTCCCTTGTTCCTCCTGTGTCCACCTCCCTTGCTTCCCCTGTGGCCACCTcgaagcagaaaagaaaatcaaGGAATGCAGACCCTAGTG aaTGTCCTGTTCATCAAGGCTCAAGTGTTTTCCCttacaaaaaaatcctcaaGAAAAGACTCAGAGAG gGCCGCGTCGAGGTTTTGGTGCAGTGGCAACCTTGCTCTGGATG TGGAGCAAAGTGGAAAAACTCCTGGGAGCTTCAAGACAATGTGGAACTTTGA